In the Flavobacterium acetivorans genome, one interval contains:
- a CDS encoding Crp/Fnr family transcriptional regulator encodes MYSLLKSYIKSQTEINEEDLQLICSCFKPKLTSRNEIVVDFNDICDSYYFINKGCIRLYTINSEGIETSRYFAFEGMLCTALPSFIDQKPACEYLQTIEKSELLVISRADFYKLVGEMPQFGEIYKRILELGFITAQKRIYGFQGFDALEKVRWIIKHQPHFLLRVSNKMAASYLGISPSTLSRIKSKL; translated from the coding sequence ATGTACTCACTCTTAAAAAGCTATATTAAAAGTCAAACAGAAATTAACGAAGAGGATTTACAGTTAATCTGTTCCTGTTTTAAGCCCAAACTGACGAGTAGAAATGAAATTGTGGTAGATTTTAATGATATATGTGACAGTTATTATTTTATAAACAAAGGCTGTATCCGACTCTACACCATCAACAGTGAAGGGATTGAAACTTCTCGATACTTTGCTTTTGAAGGCATGCTTTGTACGGCTTTGCCCAGTTTTATCGATCAAAAACCGGCATGTGAGTATTTGCAGACGATAGAGAAATCGGAATTATTGGTTATTTCCAGAGCAGATTTTTACAAGCTTGTTGGTGAAATGCCTCAATTTGGTGAAATTTATAAGAGAATTTTAGAATTGGGTTTTATAACTGCACAAAAAAGGATTTATGGTTTTCAAGGCTTTGATGCACTTGAAAAAGTAAGATGGATCATAAAGCACCAACCTCATTTTCTGCTAAGAGTATCTAATAAAATGGCAGCTTCCTATTTGGGGATTTCGCCTTCTACTTTAAGCAGAATAAAATCCAAATTATAA
- a CDS encoding RagB/SusD family nutrient uptake outer membrane protein, with translation MKQHIRKINAVLIFAIAATFTSCDIEDIKPFNKLTPEDAVRDEGSAQLVLNGVYDLGKEFDVSFFPLHLAAYGNEGSISGFLSGSRGFNTNQVPVDNIFLTNLYGGQYKIINSCNFLIQELEAGKAIGISDSKKVEMISEAKFQRAFAYFNLLRYFGEFYDLSSTYGVVLRTDFAAKLEARPRNTVLEVYNQIEEDLLFASANGPLYVEHFYSGSLAAKALLAKVYLYERKFTEAAALADEVINNSEGYALENNYADIFTESFNSSEVIFAPFTGPNNEGKTSMYLVNNTTYSESIRSLADAQVGTSNDGTLDESGFGYDPRFSYAYAEDTKKSNGNGKYPFLNVIASQGNTLYHLRLGEIYLIKAEAEARKTGGDLTIALESLNAIRNRAGVTAKNLLDKATLLNDIRNEKLLELFFENGEGWFDIVRYHSLGDLTASIVKPSLISTNKFVLPIPLQVIIGNNLLFQNKGY, from the coding sequence ATGAAACAACATATAAGAAAAATTAATGCGGTCTTGATTTTTGCAATAGCGGCCACTTTTACAAGCTGTGATATTGAAGATATAAAACCATTTAATAAATTAACGCCAGAAGACGCAGTAAGAGATGAAGGCTCAGCACAATTGGTGCTTAACGGTGTTTATGATTTAGGGAAAGAGTTTGATGTGAGCTTTTTTCCATTGCACTTAGCTGCTTATGGTAATGAAGGATCGATTTCAGGCTTTTTGAGCGGAAGTAGAGGTTTTAATACCAATCAAGTTCCAGTTGATAATATCTTTTTGACTAATTTATACGGTGGTCAATATAAGATAATTAATTCCTGTAATTTTTTGATTCAAGAATTAGAAGCAGGTAAAGCAATTGGTATTTCGGATTCTAAAAAAGTAGAGATGATTTCCGAGGCTAAGTTTCAAAGAGCCTTTGCCTATTTTAATTTGTTGCGTTATTTCGGGGAATTCTATGACTTAAGTTCTACCTATGGGGTGGTGCTAAGAACTGATTTCGCCGCTAAACTTGAAGCCAGACCAAGAAATACGGTATTAGAAGTATACAACCAAATCGAAGAGGATTTGCTTTTTGCTTCAGCTAATGGTCCTCTTTATGTAGAGCATTTTTACTCAGGAAGTCTTGCCGCCAAAGCTTTGTTAGCTAAAGTATATTTATATGAGAGAAAATTTACCGAAGCAGCTGCTCTAGCTGATGAAGTAATCAATAATAGTGAAGGTTATGCTTTAGAGAATAATTATGCGGATATTTTTACGGAGAGTTTCAACTCATCAGAGGTTATTTTTGCACCATTTACCGGACCTAATAACGAAGGAAAAACCTCCATGTATCTAGTAAATAATACCACTTACAGTGAATCAATTAGAAGTTTGGCTGATGCCCAAGTAGGAACTTCTAACGATGGTACTTTAGATGAAAGCGGTTTTGGTTATGACCCTCGTTTCTCTTACGCCTATGCTGAAGATACCAAAAAGTCAAATGGAAATGGTAAATATCCATTTTTAAATGTGATAGCATCCCAAGGAAATACTTTGTATCATTTGCGTCTTGGAGAAATATATTTAATTAAGGCAGAAGCAGAAGCGCGTAAAACAGGCGGAGATCTTACTATTGCATTAGAAAGTCTAAACGCAATTAGAAATCGTGCGGGTGTTACAGCAAAAAATCTTTTGGACAAGGCGACCTTATTAAATGATATACGCAATGAAAAATTATTGGAGCTTTTCTTTGAAAACGGTGAAGGATGGTTTGATATCGTGCGTTATCATTCGCTTGGAGACCTTACTGCTTCGATAGTTAAGCCTAGTTTAATATCTACCAATAAGTTTGTATTGCCTATACCTTTACAAGTTATTATAGGAAACAACCTGCTTTTTCAAAATAAAGGATATTAA
- a CDS encoding DUF4252 domain-containing protein produces the protein MAAPIFAQSSFDKFDGQDDVTSIIVNRKMFDLMSKVKVDVSDKEAQQYFNLIKKLDNLKVFTTSSTRVTNEMKSTADKYIKTAGLEELMRINDSGKNIKIMVKSGAGDSQIKELLMFIEGSGKANETVLMSLTGNFDLNEISVLTDKMRIPGGNELKKAAKNK, from the coding sequence ATGGCTGCGCCTATTTTTGCACAAAGTAGTTTTGATAAATTCGACGGACAGGATGATGTCACCTCGATTATTGTCAACAGAAAAATGTTTGACCTGATGAGCAAGGTGAAAGTTGATGTTTCGGATAAGGAAGCGCAACAATATTTTAATTTGATCAAAAAACTGGACAATTTGAAAGTGTTTACCACCAGCAGTACAAGGGTAACAAATGAAATGAAATCTACCGCCGATAAATACATAAAAACAGCTGGACTAGAGGAATTAATGCGCATCAATGACAGCGGTAAAAATATTAAAATAATGGTCAAGTCCGGCGCCGGTGATAGCCAGATAAAAGAACTTTTGATGTTCATTGAAGGCAGTGGTAAAGCCAATGAAACTGTTTTGATGTCTTTGACGGGTAATTTTGATTTGAACGAAATTTCAGTACTTACAGATAAGATGAGGATTCCTGGTGGGAATGAGCTAAAAAAAGCGGCTAAAAACAAGTAA
- a CDS encoding RNA polymerase sigma factor, giving the protein MNQNEFVQLIHPFKDKVFRLAKRLLVSTEEAEDATQEVLVKLWNKNGGLSDYNNVEAFAMTMTKNYCLDQLKSKRAGNLKIVHTNFTDREAGLQQKIEDRDSLDWVEKIIDQLPEQQRIIIQMRDIEQYEFEEMAKILNMNETAIRVALSRGRKTIRESMLKTHSYGIQ; this is encoded by the coding sequence ATGAACCAAAATGAGTTTGTCCAGTTAATTCATCCTTTTAAGGACAAAGTTTTTCGGTTAGCCAAGCGTTTGTTGGTGAGTACCGAGGAGGCAGAGGATGCCACTCAGGAAGTTCTAGTGAAATTGTGGAATAAAAACGGAGGTTTAAGTGATTATAATAATGTGGAGGCTTTTGCAATGACAATGACTAAAAATTATTGTTTGGATCAGCTGAAATCAAAAAGAGCTGGAAATTTAAAAATTGTCCATACTAATTTTACAGATAGAGAAGCCGGATTACAACAAAAAATTGAAGATCGTGACAGCTTGGATTGGGTCGAAAAAATTATTGATCAATTGCCGGAACAACAGCGCATCATCATCCAAATGCGCGACATTGAGCAATATGAATTTGAAGAAATGGCAAAGATTTTGAATATGAATGAAACTGCCATTCGAGTGGCGCTTTCGAGAGGGAGAAAAACGATAAGAGAATCGATGTTAAAAACACACAGTTATGGAATCCAGTAG
- a CDS encoding sigma-70 family RNA polymerase sigma factor: protein MKSKDIIILEKLRLGDSSAYKELFDLYYMPLCIYSLKYCDSFELAEDIVQDLFIKFWDEKLYMKLDGAISPYLFKSVKNNTLLADRKQNKYIFEEIEDQINVLMDEDNLDMDFLELEKKKLYEEIEALPLKSKEVFKAIVLENLKYKEVALELGVSVNTVKTHYSRALKQLRNSFDTIIMLLLV, encoded by the coding sequence ATGAAGTCAAAAGATATAATAATTCTTGAAAAGCTCAGGTTGGGAGATTCATCTGCTTATAAGGAGTTATTTGACTTATATTATATGCCATTGTGTATTTATTCTTTAAAGTATTGTGATTCTTTCGAATTAGCCGAAGATATTGTTCAAGATTTATTTATAAAATTCTGGGATGAAAAATTATACATGAAATTAGATGGTGCGATCAGCCCGTATCTTTTTAAATCAGTTAAAAATAATACTTTGCTGGCGGACAGAAAGCAAAACAAATACATTTTTGAAGAAATAGAAGATCAAATAAATGTATTAATGGATGAGGATAACCTTGATATGGATTTTCTTGAGTTAGAAAAAAAGAAGCTCTATGAAGAGATTGAAGCTTTACCTTTAAAAAGTAAAGAAGTTTTTAAAGCCATAGTATTGGAAAACTTAAAATATAAAGAAGTCGCATTAGAGCTGGGAGTATCAGTAAATACGGTTAAAACACATTACTCAAGAGCATTAAAGCAATTGCGTAATTCATTTGATACCATCATAATGTTACTTTTAGTTTAA
- a CDS encoding TonB-dependent receptor, which yields MKKQPITGALRRILNNSNLKMKFTLLFLFTSLLQVYASSSYGQNSKVTMDVNGVALTNVFKIIEDQTDFRFFYNRNELNVNQKIDLNVQKKQLVEVLGKLFNNTTISYQILGNQIVLKKVEKQKGERVSSVMDQKQIEGVVTDAVGIPLVGVTVLIEGTRTATSTDFDGRFKLSANASGSFLVFSHLGYKSKRIPLGGSSLLKVVLEEEFNELQEVVLVGYGKQKRSEFSGAVSSIDAKDIVQAATGTIGFDRALGGLVKGVQVSQNTGRPGAPVRINIRGITSPLSSVGGGLNQPLFVIDGVPFNIDALQGANPLSTLNPNDIESFDVLKDAGATAIYGSRGANGVIIIKTKRGKKGQAARVNFSYATTLAQPISKVGVLNSTQYKNYYNLLMTNSVNAMNSGQLDPFVSFELEGIANVELDWDTFMVNYNGLRNDYFGTANTDWNKEVFRSMAITKQANLSLSGGSDKTNYNFSSSFIDQEGLTIKDKMKQYNLGISVDTDVNDYLKVGSSVNVGHTEANSGENDVLNQYTINTSIARARPDLPVRDENGKLLGQPDWQYAYFPTLEPNPLMRLSNKTNKKSYNFIGSAYVEVEPLKNLKLKSDVNASVFYNNNSSFIPKIVETDFMYFPNDSFLNESDGLVSNITTNLTANYNFDISNHKIGLLAGAAWDKTNFNNSDYFYSGFPDDEVLINASSARTVIGYSRNRIETGLYSLFSRLNYGYKDLYNATLNFRTDTSSKFGPGNKRGYFPSLSASWNISNEDFLFDSESVNILKLRVSAGRVGSTNVSDFAFLQFFQNQSSNIYNGNSAVVPDNNFPNPNIGWETTDEVNLGLDFGFFNNRLKGSFDIYDRKTTDALVKTPIPFELGPNSYYSNFMDVTNKGLEISLGGDIIRGEDFVWSTNVNWSVNRNKLVKLNGASINAYQLDYFIEGQPVGTIKGYKVAKIFQSQDEVDALNAASPSGFYDQISTAVGDFMMEDVNGDGQITVDDRTIIGNIQPDFFGGISNTFAYKNFSLNALLQYSVGARSIWNAIPMGTYNLLGENKYSEYALNTWTPENPNARYAKALYSDPSANGRISDRYVYDTSYLRLKSMQFSYNFDQKLLNKIGFDKATLTLTGTNLFTWTKWPGMDPETFSERGTITDQISNEDPYPLAKSFSLGIQVQF from the coding sequence ATGAAAAAACAACCAATTACAGGTGCGTTAAGGCGCATTTTGAATAACTCTAACCTAAAGATGAAATTCACGCTTTTATTTTTATTTACCAGTCTTTTACAGGTCTATGCCTCGAGTAGTTACGGACAGAATAGCAAAGTTACCATGGATGTAAATGGGGTGGCTTTGACCAATGTTTTTAAAATTATTGAAGATCAAACCGATTTCCGTTTTTTTTACAATCGCAATGAATTGAATGTCAATCAAAAAATTGATTTGAACGTTCAGAAAAAACAATTAGTAGAGGTATTAGGAAAGCTATTTAATAACACTACTATTTCTTATCAAATTTTGGGAAATCAAATCGTGCTTAAAAAAGTAGAGAAGCAAAAAGGAGAGCGTGTTTCTTCGGTTATGGACCAAAAACAAATTGAAGGAGTAGTTACAGATGCAGTAGGAATTCCATTGGTGGGGGTTACTGTTTTAATCGAAGGGACTAGGACAGCTACATCAACAGATTTTGATGGTCGATTTAAATTAAGTGCCAATGCTTCAGGGAGTTTTTTGGTGTTTTCGCATTTAGGGTATAAGTCAAAACGCATTCCTTTGGGAGGTTCTTCTTTGTTGAAAGTAGTACTTGAAGAAGAATTTAATGAGCTTCAGGAAGTGGTACTTGTAGGTTATGGTAAACAAAAACGTTCCGAGTTTTCGGGAGCAGTTTCTTCTATAGATGCCAAAGATATTGTACAAGCAGCAACGGGAACTATAGGTTTTGACAGAGCGCTTGGAGGTTTAGTAAAAGGAGTTCAAGTATCGCAAAACACAGGTCGTCCTGGTGCGCCGGTTCGTATCAACATTAGAGGAATTACTTCGCCATTGTCATCAGTAGGAGGCGGATTGAATCAACCTTTATTTGTAATTGATGGTGTTCCATTTAATATTGACGCTTTGCAAGGTGCTAATCCATTATCTACTTTGAATCCTAATGATATAGAGAGTTTTGACGTATTGAAAGACGCTGGAGCTACTGCTATTTATGGTTCTCGTGGAGCTAATGGGGTAATTATCATTAAGACAAAAAGGGGTAAGAAAGGGCAAGCAGCAAGAGTTAATTTTTCTTACGCAACGACTTTAGCACAACCTATAAGCAAAGTAGGTGTCTTAAATTCAACTCAATATAAAAATTACTATAATCTGTTGATGACTAATAGTGTTAATGCGATGAATAGTGGGCAACTAGATCCTTTTGTTTCTTTTGAATTAGAGGGTATTGCTAATGTAGAATTAGATTGGGATACTTTCATGGTGAATTATAACGGTTTAAGAAACGACTATTTTGGTACTGCTAATACAGATTGGAACAAAGAAGTTTTCAGAAGTATGGCGATAACAAAACAAGCTAATTTAAGTTTGAGTGGTGGTAGTGATAAAACCAATTACAACTTCAGTTCTTCCTTTATAGATCAAGAAGGTTTGACAATTAAGGACAAAATGAAACAGTATAATTTAGGCATTTCTGTGGATACGGATGTGAATGATTATCTAAAAGTAGGAAGTTCTGTAAATGTTGGGCATACTGAAGCTAACTCTGGAGAGAATGATGTTTTAAATCAATATACGATTAATACATCTATTGCTCGTGCTCGTCCAGATTTGCCTGTAAGGGATGAAAATGGAAAATTACTGGGACAACCAGATTGGCAGTATGCTTATTTTCCTACATTGGAGCCAAATCCATTGATGCGTTTGAGCAATAAGACAAACAAAAAATCCTATAATTTTATTGGTAGCGCTTATGTTGAAGTAGAGCCATTAAAAAATTTAAAGCTGAAATCGGATGTGAATGCTTCGGTATTTTACAATAACAACAGTTCATTTATTCCAAAAATTGTAGAAACTGATTTTATGTATTTCCCTAACGATTCCTTCTTGAATGAGTCAGATGGTTTAGTTTCTAATATCACAACAAATTTGACTGCAAATTATAATTTTGATATCTCAAACCATAAAATTGGCTTACTGGCCGGTGCGGCTTGGGATAAAACAAATTTTAATAATTCAGATTATTTTTACTCTGGTTTCCCTGATGACGAGGTGCTTATCAATGCGTCTTCGGCAAGAACGGTAATCGGTTATTCCAGAAATCGTATAGAAACAGGATTGTATTCCTTGTTCTCTCGTTTGAACTATGGTTACAAAGACTTGTATAATGCCACTTTGAATTTTAGAACAGATACTTCTTCAAAATTTGGGCCAGGTAATAAAAGAGGTTATTTCCCATCTCTATCTGCAAGTTGGAATATTTCTAATGAAGATTTCTTATTTGATAGCGAGAGTGTTAACATCTTAAAACTAAGAGTAAGTGCAGGTAGAGTAGGTTCTACTAATGTATCTGATTTTGCTTTCTTGCAGTTTTTCCAAAATCAATCTTCTAATATCTACAATGGAAATTCTGCTGTTGTTCCTGATAATAATTTTCCAAATCCAAATATTGGTTGGGAAACTACTGATGAGGTGAACTTAGGCTTGGATTTCGGATTTTTCAATAACCGACTAAAAGGTAGTTTTGATATTTATGATAGAAAAACAACAGATGCTTTAGTAAAAACGCCTATTCCTTTTGAATTAGGACCTAATTCTTACTATTCAAACTTTATGGATGTAACCAATAAAGGGCTTGAAATCAGTTTGGGTGGAGATATCATCAGAGGAGAAGATTTTGTTTGGTCAACTAACGTGAATTGGTCTGTGAACCGAAATAAATTAGTGAAATTAAACGGTGCCAGCATTAATGCTTACCAGTTGGATTATTTTATCGAAGGCCAACCAGTAGGTACTATTAAAGGTTATAAAGTAGCTAAAATTTTTCAATCTCAAGATGAGGTAGACGCTCTAAATGCAGCTTCACCTTCAGGATTCTATGATCAAATTTCAACAGCTGTGGGAGATTTTATGATGGAAGATGTTAATGGCGATGGTCAAATAACAGTTGATGACAGGACTATTATCGGGAATATTCAGCCGGACTTCTTTGGTGGAATTTCAAACACATTCGCATACAAGAATTTTAGCCTTAATGCCTTGTTACAGTATTCAGTAGGAGCAAGATCAATTTGGAATGCTATTCCTATGGGAACCTATAATTTATTGGGTGAAAATAAGTATAGTGAATATGCATTAAATACATGGACACCTGAGAATCCTAATGCACGCTATGCAAAAGCACTTTATTCTGATCCTTCTGCTAATGGAAGAATTTCAGATAGATATGTTTATGATACTTCTTATTTGCGTCTAAAAAGTATGCAGTTTAGCTATAATTTTGATCAAAAATTATTGAACAAAATCGGATTTGATAAAGCGACGCTTACTTTAACGGGGACAAATTTGTTTACTTGGACAAAATGGCCTGGAATGGATCCTGAAACTTTCTCGGAAAGAGGTACTATAACAGATCAAATCAGTAATGAAGATCCGTATCCATTAGCTAAGTCGTTCTCTTTAGGAATTCAAGTTCAATTTTAA
- a CDS encoding FecR family protein: MNTIPPNILAIIAAYTSKEIGEADFVVLKQWINESSENETLFSEYLLFYKKSRRIAFAETADKDKAWQNILSQLERPLESVRILEKPKSKLRFIKQASAIMKYAAVILFLLTIGYFYYQKDFVAQSTLAIPEEAITLQLENGAIQIIKDDGSTQVVDANGNVVGSQKGNQLVYSNTVVKDSLVYNTINVPYGKRFELQLSDGTNVHLNSGTSLKYPVRFIKGESRQVFLDGEAYFDVTKDSKHPFLVSANDMDVKVLGTRFNVTSYHKDEKTYAVLVEGSVLAYNKLLVDQQVLLKPGNRAYFQNKQLKTEAVDIDKYVAWVSGELMFIDDSFGVIANKLERKYNVDIVNNYDELNDIVITATFKEENIDQVLKTFQTYKAFNYTVNNRVITITKPKKM, from the coding sequence ATGAATACGATTCCACCAAATATTTTAGCTATCATTGCAGCCTATACATCCAAAGAAATAGGTGAAGCTGACTTTGTTGTATTAAAACAATGGATAAATGAAAGTTCGGAAAATGAAACACTTTTTTCGGAATATTTACTTTTTTATAAAAAATCCAGAAGAATAGCTTTTGCCGAAACAGCAGATAAAGATAAGGCTTGGCAAAATATTCTGTCTCAGCTTGAGAGACCTTTAGAATCGGTTCGTATTTTAGAAAAACCAAAATCTAAGCTTCGATTTATAAAACAAGCATCTGCTATAATGAAGTATGCGGCAGTGATTCTTTTTTTATTGACAATAGGGTATTTCTATTATCAAAAGGATTTTGTTGCGCAATCTACTTTAGCAATACCGGAAGAAGCGATCACCTTGCAGCTTGAAAATGGAGCTATTCAAATCATAAAAGACGATGGATCGACTCAGGTTGTTGATGCTAACGGCAATGTTGTTGGGTCTCAAAAAGGGAATCAATTGGTCTATTCGAATACTGTGGTAAAAGACAGTTTGGTATATAACACCATAAATGTTCCTTATGGGAAACGGTTTGAGCTCCAATTATCTGATGGAACCAATGTTCATTTAAATTCAGGGACTTCTTTAAAATATCCCGTTCGATTCATTAAAGGCGAGAGCCGTCAGGTTTTTTTAGATGGAGAAGCTTATTTTGATGTGACTAAGGATTCTAAACATCCTTTTCTTGTGAGTGCTAATGATATGGATGTTAAAGTTTTGGGGACCAGGTTTAATGTGACCTCCTACCATAAAGACGAAAAAACATACGCTGTTTTAGTAGAAGGAAGTGTGCTGGCTTATAATAAACTTCTAGTAGATCAACAAGTACTTTTAAAGCCTGGAAATCGGGCTTATTTTCAAAATAAACAATTAAAGACGGAGGCTGTAGATATTGATAAATATGTGGCTTGGGTTTCTGGAGAACTTATGTTTATTGATGATTCGTTCGGAGTAATAGCAAATAAGTTAGAGCGAAAATACAATGTTGATATCGTTAATAATTACGACGAGTTGAATGATATTGTTATCACGGCAACTTTTAAAGAGGAGAATATTGATCAGGTTTTGAAAACATTTCAAACTTATAAAGCCTTTAATTATACTGTTAACAATAGAGTAATAACCATAACTAAACCAAAAAAAATGTAA
- a CDS encoding DUF4252 domain-containing protein, whose product MKTINTIGLFLCLLMVSCNSEQTLQKYFVENSDGKDFIALDISPTILNVDKAKLSADQNAALESFDKMNVLAFKLNDSNKAQFEIERAKVDAILKDAKYQQLMKFSSGKEGASVSYVGSDEHIDEFVLYANRKENGFAVIRVLGKDMNPTTIMTMLQVIQKSNIDLEQLKPLQQLVR is encoded by the coding sequence ATGAAAACAATTAATACTATAGGCCTATTTTTATGCTTGCTCATGGTAAGTTGTAATTCTGAGCAAACATTGCAGAAGTATTTTGTAGAAAATTCAGACGGCAAGGATTTTATAGCCTTAGATATTTCACCAACTATCCTTAATGTGGATAAAGCAAAGTTGTCTGCAGATCAGAATGCTGCTTTGGAGTCTTTTGACAAAATGAATGTTTTGGCCTTTAAATTAAATGATTCTAATAAAGCGCAGTTTGAAATAGAGCGTGCGAAAGTAGATGCGATTTTAAAAGATGCCAAGTACCAACAATTGATGAAGTTTAGCTCCGGAAAAGAAGGCGCTTCAGTAAGTTATGTTGGTTCTGATGAGCATATTGATGAGTTTGTTTTATATGCCAATAGAAAAGAAAATGGTTTTGCCGTAATTCGAGTTTTAGGAAAAGATATGAATCCTACGACTATTATGACCATGCTTCAGGTAATTCAAAAGTCGAATATAGACTTGGAGCAATTGAAGCCGCTACAGCAATTAGTGCGATAG
- a CDS encoding MFS transporter, whose protein sequence is MKQVKLTNQVLYLLSISAGLVVANLYYNQPLLHQIAVSFRVSESEVSHVALFTQLGYALGLLFIIPLGDKVSNKKILRIDFLIMVIALVAAGFANSLLILIISSFFVGFTSAIPQLFVPMAAQLSDDANRGRAIGIVMSGLLIGILGGRVISGFVGEQFGWRFMFYAAAVMMVVLYVILKYKLPKINPQFSGSYASLMKSLLYYFKSDSSLRLATLRGALAFAGLSAFWTTLVFLMQDSFGYGSAVSGGFGILGIVGALAAAFVGKISSSVSNSSVILAATMLLIISWGIFFISGHSIVGLVFGVLLVDLGLQSLHITNQKIIFSKNPEARNRVNTIYMVGFFIGGAFGTAVGAAAWELYGWMGVSVLGIALSSLILIVHLVFRKAEM, encoded by the coding sequence ATGAAGCAAGTTAAGCTTACCAATCAAGTATTGTATTTATTGAGTATATCAGCAGGTCTTGTTGTCGCTAATTTATATTACAACCAACCCTTGTTGCATCAAATTGCGGTGAGTTTTAGGGTCTCTGAGTCTGAGGTGAGCCATGTTGCGCTGTTCACACAGCTGGGTTATGCTTTGGGCTTGTTGTTCATTATTCCTTTAGGTGACAAGGTCTCCAATAAAAAAATATTGCGAATTGACTTTTTAATTATGGTTATCGCCTTAGTGGCGGCGGGTTTTGCAAATTCACTTTTGATTCTTATTATTAGTAGTTTTTTTGTTGGCTTTACCTCGGCAATACCGCAGTTGTTTGTTCCTATGGCAGCTCAACTTTCAGATGATGCCAATCGGGGGCGAGCGATAGGGATTGTTATGAGTGGCTTATTGATTGGTATTTTAGGAGGTCGGGTAATCAGCGGTTTTGTGGGTGAACAATTTGGATGGCGCTTCATGTTTTATGCTGCTGCAGTAATGATGGTTGTTTTATACGTAATCCTTAAATATAAATTGCCCAAGATTAATCCGCAATTCAGCGGGAGTTATGCCAGTTTAATGAAATCTCTTTTGTATTATTTTAAATCGGATTCTTCTTTGCGTTTGGCTACTTTAAGAGGAGCTTTAGCTTTCGCAGGATTAAGTGCTTTCTGGACTACTTTGGTTTTTTTGATGCAAGATTCCTTTGGTTATGGAAGTGCCGTTAGTGGAGGTTTTGGAATTCTGGGAATTGTGGGAGCCTTGGCAGCTGCTTTTGTGGGAAAGATAAGTAGTTCTGTTAGTAATAGTTCTGTTATTTTAGCTGCAACAATGCTGTTAATCATTTCTTGGGGTATTTTTTTTATTTCCGGACATTCTATTGTAGGATTGGTTTTTGGGGTTTTATTGGTTGATTTGGGATTGCAGTCCTTACATATTACGAACCAAAAGATTATTTTTTCTAAAAATCCCGAAGCAAGAAACCGGGTCAATACCATTTATATGGTTGGCTTTTTTATTGGTGGCGCTTTTGGAACTGCGGTGGGAGCTGCTGCTTGGGAACTTTATGGATGGATGGGAGTATCGGTACTTGGGATCGCGTTGTCTTCTCTGATTTTGATTGTGCATTTGGTATTTAGAAAAGCTGAAATGTGA